CCTGCTGggtaatagaatcctagagttggaagagaccacaagggccatccagtccaaccccctgctgagcaggaaacaccatcaaagcattcttgacatatgcctgtcaagcctctgcttaaagacctccaaagaaggagactccaccacactccttggtagcaaattccactgccgaacagctcttactgtcaggaagttcttcctaatgttcaggtggaatcttctttcttgtagtttgaatccattgctccgtgtccgcttctctggagcagcagaaaacaacctttctccctcctcctcttatatatttgaacatggctatcatatcaccccttaaccttctcttctccaggctaaacatacccagctccctaagccattcctcgtaaggcatcgtttccaggcctttgaccattttggttgccctcttctggacatgttccagcttgtcagtatccttcttgaactgtggtgcccagaactggacacagtactccaggtgaggtctgaccagagcagaatacagtggtactattgcttcccttgatctagatgctatactcctattgatgcagcccagaattgcattggcttttttagctgctgcatcacactgctgactcatgtcaagtttgtggtctaccaggactcctagatccttttcacatgtactgctctcaagccaggtgtctcccatcctgtatttgtgcctttaattttttttttttgcccaagtgtagtactttacatttctccttgtttaaggagtcccttccaattctgggaACAGCTGTGGGGACGTGGTTTCTGTGAGCAGGCATTGTCTTCTAAGGGGGTACAGCTTCTCTGCTCTCCAATGCTTAAAGTTGGGAAGACCAGAgaaggatcatagagttggaagagaccacaagggccatccagtccaaccccctgccaagcaggaaacgccatcaaaggattcttgacatatgcctgtcaagcctctgcttaaagacctccaaagaaggagactccaccacactccttggcagcaaatcccactgtctgacagctcttactgtcgggaagttcttcctaatgtttaggtggaagcttctttcttgtagtttgaatccattgctccgtgtctttGAAAGGCAATAAAGAGTCCCTAGCAGAGCACCTCCTGCTGATCTTGGTGTGGGAAGAGGTGTTCCTTCAGCCTTAACGCCCTGAAACGGGCCCAGAAGACAAGAGGCAATGGGTGCAATTGTTCTCAGAGTTGATATTCTCCGGCAGAGGGCATTGCAAGAGCAAGCCCTGAAGTCAGCAGGGCAAAGATCAATGGGGCAGAGGCCACGTGCCATAGGCGATTCAAGATGCACCCCCAAAGTACATGCCCACTCCTTTGAGGGCAGTGCCACCCCGTCTAGAACAAGATGCCCCACCAGCGCCCAGATCGGAGAGCCGATCACCCACAGAGCCTCCGTCTTGTCTAGATTCAGCTGGTTTGTTGGCTCCACAACCAGCATGTGGGGTGGAACCGGGCAGGTGCCCCCTGCCCCACTTCTCAATGGAAtcccagtgtgtgtgttttcatgggTTGGCCTGTGGCAGACTGGTGGTGAGGGAAGACTCCCCGCTGGTGTGTCAGGATGAGTCTGCATGTGGCCTTCTGATTCCACACAAGCACTCCAGGGTTGGTGACCCCCTTCTCTTCCAAGCCTGGCACCAGCTGGGCAGGGTCCAAGCGGAGAAGGGAGATGGTGTCTGGGCAGCCAGGTACACCTGAAGCCGCCTGAAGTTCACGGTTGCTGAAGTGCTAAGGAGGCCCCCACTTAGCTCAGCCAACTCCTCTGCCTTTGCAGGGCCAGGAGGTGCCCCGATCCTTTGTGCCTGGCATTTGCCTACCTCAGGCTCCTCCTTCCTCAAAAGCTGCCcatgtttgccaggaggtgaaaaAGGAGACTGGACAGAATTAGCCTCCAGGTAACAGAAGAAGAGGCAGCTTCTGCGACAACTGCAAATCACTCTCTTTTTCGGCTTTGGGTAGGAATGCcagtggagtggggggaggatttgaaccctggtctcccgggtcctcATCTGACACtctacacaccacacatttgttTTGACAGTAAGTgccgtttgacagtggagcagactccttTGCTGGAGGGTTTCGCGCAGAGGTCGGGTGGTCACCTGcccatggatgccttagctgtgattcctgcgctgctggaggttggactagaggacctttgggggaCCCTTGCAGTTCTATAGTTCTGTGGCTCGATACCAGTCCAGCTGCCATAAGGAGCTTTGAATGGGGGTCCCGTCGAGACTCTTGGCAGAGCATAAGTATCTCTGTGTGTGATCTGAACATTGCCCCCAGCTGTTCAGCCTTAAAACAAACCCTCCTCCAGGCAGGAGGGGCTTCtgctgaccccccctccccttgtcaGCCTCACCTGTCAAAGATGCGGAAGCACTCAGCCAGCTCCTCCTCGCTTTTTCCCTTGGCATCCTCTTTCATCTGGCGCACCATCATGACCAAGAACTCCTCGAAGTCGATGGTTCCGCTGCCTGCAGGGAGGGTCCCCGGGACAAGGGTGAGGGTTGCCCCCTCcagccccctcccagcctcccttcaTCCCAGCCCGCCCCCCACCCAAGATGCAGGCCCTCCTCACCATCCTCATCCACCTCCTCTATGATGGCGTCCAGCTCCTCTTTGGTGGGCGTCTGGCCCAGCATCCTCATGACGGTGCCCAACTCCTTGGTGCTGATGTCGCCGCCCCCATCCGCGTCAAACATGTCAAAGGCGGCTTTGAActctgcaggagagagagagtaggggggggggctaggggaTGAGCCTGGCAGGAACCAGAGCCAAGTCAACTCAGAGGTTTCCCAGATCCCGCAAGCCCTGAGTGGCAGGAGGCTGGGATGGATGACCGCtagggtcccttctgactacaattctagCTGGTTTCATTCTTTCTAAAGGgccaaaggaggggaggggggaatgggctTGCCAACGGGCTAAAAAGAATAATAGAAAAACCATCTGCCCACAACACAGGCCCCTCTCCTTTTTCACCTGAAGCTGTCATTCTATGGAAAACCTCATGGAGCTTCTGCAGGTGGTAGCAGCTCCTTGGTGTGGGAGGAccccaaaacaacccccccccaaatgcatgcatgcacacaatccCTGCTGTGCTCAGGCAGATTGGAATGGAGAAGGCCTTCCTGGGGCAACCCCTCCCCAAGTGATAATGCTTCAAACCTCACACAACTCACACGCAGAGGTAGTAGGGAGTCCTTGGCCAGGGGAGgtctaggggggggggacaaactgcTAAACACGGTCAGAACTGCAGGCGGCAGAAGTAATCGCCCCTCTGCCCTGGACCTCCCCGATTCCAGGCGTTCCCCTTCTGTGTGTGCAGCTGGAGATTCAGGAGCCACCAGAGTGAGAGGAAGATGGTTGCTTGGGTGCAATAGAGGGGTCAATTTTGGAGGGGCTGGGCAATATTT
The genomic region above belongs to Zootoca vivipara chromosome 7, rZooViv1.1, whole genome shotgun sequence and contains:
- the TNNC2 gene encoding troponin C, skeletal muscle isoform X1, producing the protein MVSMTDQQAEARSFLTEEMIAEFKAAFDMFDADGGGDISTKELGTVMRMLGQTPTKEELDAIIEEVDEDGSGTIDFEEFLVMMVRQMKEDAKGKSEEELAECFRIFDRNGDGFLDAEELVEIFRISGESVTDEEIEELMKDGDKNNDGRIDFDEFLKMMEGVQ
- the TNNC2 gene encoding troponin C, skeletal muscle isoform X2, whose amino-acid sequence is MTDQQAEARSFLTEEMIAEFKAAFDMFDADGGGDISTKELGTVMRMLGQTPTKEELDAIIEEVDEDGSGTIDFEEFLVMMVRQMKEDAKGKSEEELAECFRIFDRNGDGFLDAEELVEIFRISGESVTDEEIEELMKDGDKNNDGRIDFDEFLKMMEGVQ